TAAAAGAATGATGCCAAAGTTTAAACTGAaaactgattttgaaaggaagATAAAACTCTGATCGTCCATCCAAACATTCTCCTTCTTTTGTATCACGGATGGACAACTTGGAAAATCAAAAGGTGAAACAACGCCTTGCTTTTTCATATAGATACTGTTTGCATTTGAGCCTTCTCGGTAAAGAACCGAAATCCGTTCACCAGAAAATCATGATGATCAGCCTTCCGTTGAGTAGTGCTCTCTGGCTGCGTGTTTGGGAGCACATTATTCATCGCTTATTGCCCATAGTGCTGGACGGGCTCATTATTCGGAATCATCATTCCAGATCATCGAGAATGTGGAGGCGTCCATGACGGGCAGTCATCCGACGTATTGGATGCCCTTGGTTTGGGCCGGATCGATTGTGACTCGCGCCCGGAAAGAGAACCGCGTTCGAGACGACTTCTCCATGAAATCCCTTCTAGATAAGCTGGACCAATATCGAGGCGCTGCTGGGATGTTGATCAATTACGATTGGGTGTCGATCCCCCTTGTGTACACGCAGGTACGATATAAGAACAAATGATTTGATAACTAGGTACGATAGCATGTTAGTAATGCTTGAACGGGGATGTTCAGAAGAATGATTAGACCTTATTTTGAGGGGTAAGGGACCATCGGGCTTTTGCAAATGTTAGGGATTGATGGTAGCTAATTGTCTCCCCATCTGGCCAATTAACAAGGGAGTGGATTCGATACAACTGGAGAGTGAAAGTCTCTGCTGAATGGGGTAAGTTGTAGAAACGCAGAAATCTTTGGATGCTTACCTTCATTGCTAATCAATCAATACTATCAAAGGAGCAGATCCACGTGTTTAACGGAACAGCTGGCTTACCCAATGGGCTGTGACATCTCGATGCATCTTGGGATGGACTGAGTGCACGGTTCAAGACACGAACATCCCTTCTGTAATCCTACATGCACATCCGTCGAATGATTCGTTTCAGGTTGTGACCCTGGCCGTGTACTCGTTTCTCTTGTCCACATTGATGGGCCGGCAGTTTTTGGATACGGCAAAGAAGTTTCCTGGCCATGAAGTGGATCTGGTGTTTCCAATATTTACGTTCCTCCAATTCTTCTTCTACATGGGCTGGCTCAAGGTTAGTGGGATGATGGAGATAAAACAGAGTTCTTGGAGCCCAGATTTCTACCGAATCACTCgtttgctctctctctctatctatcAGGTGGCGGAGGCCTTAATTAATCCCTTCGGCGAGGATGATGACGACTTTGATACCAATTGGTTGATTGACAGGAACCTTCAGGTCTCTTATCTCATCGTGGATGAAATGCATTGTGTAAGTGCTCACTTCTCCATTAGAAACCACTACATTGATAGGTCATTTGGATTACAAAAACAACAAGCTCTCAATTGCACGGTTATTCCTGAACGGTGGGCAAGAAATTTCGAATATTAACATATCAAATCAGAGTGAGTCAAAGTTCTCCGCAAATGTACAAAAGAAGTAATTGTTTATTAAAGCAGCACGAAGTTTTATCTCATTTAACAAAGTACCCGAAGTCATGATCAGGTTCATGGGGAATAAACGcgagattttgaaattttcatgaGTTATGCATTCCTGTAGGAACACCCCGAGCTGATCAGGGACCAGTTTTGGGATGATATCTTCCCGGAGCTGCCCTACACTGCGGCGGCAGAAGAATTTCGCGTGGAGCCAGTTATTGGGGCTGCAGCTACGATAGAGGTGAGTACATCACATCACATTGATTTTACCTTGAGCAATGGACATGGACGTGAACTAATCAAGGGCTGATCCCTATTTATAGATCGATTCTGCTGACGCAGAGTTCTTGCCCAtgaatgacgatgatgacgacgacgaggagacGGAGCGAGATCTAGGTTCGGAAAGTGAACTGCCGGAAGGAAAATTGGAAGGGATAGTGATTCACGCCAATCCGCGAGCAGGGAGGAAAtccaaaaatcaaagcaataacaacatcaaatccaatttgtcaaaaatcaacTCGAATGCTACCTTCCTCGCGGAACAAGGTTCCATGGTGTCTTTGGCCAAGTCTCCTTCCAGACCATCCCTGGTCACGTCCATGATCTCAAAGATGCTGCCATCCCGGATCTCGCAGAATCATTTGAATCAAAGCTTCAGCGGTAGTCAGATGTCCATCTTTAGTAAGGCCAGTCAACGGAAACGACGGCGCCGACGACAACGATTGAATCCCTCAGTCTCGAGGATGAGCAACCTTTCACCCAGTCATAGCCCTTCAAGACAGGAAGAAATGTTCAAGATGTCGAGCATGTCATCCCTCAACTCAAATCATATTCCTCCGTCCGAATCAGAGTTCAGTAGTCGACAGGGATCAAAGGCTGATCTCACGGAAGTCCTGCGGAGCGACCTCCGgtcatttcaaaagaatgaagGCGTCCTTCGTAACGTGAATAGTGAGATCATCTTGAAGGACCGCCATGAGATCAAACGAGGCATGTCCATTCGTAGTGCACCGTCGACCGACCACTTGGTCCACGCCCAGAATAAACATCTTAGACGTAAGCTGGAAAAACTCCAGCAACTTCAGGCCGAAATCATCAACCAACTCGACTCTGAAATCGAGGCAAACCATCACCTGGATCAAGATTCCATTCCAGCTGATCCCGTGGAGTTAGTTACTTCCTTggaagaacgaacgaacttGTTGCGGAACCAAGTGGGGCGGCGTAGGAATAAGAGCCTACAAGGTGAGCCCCCCATTACCATGGGATTGAACATGGATAAATCCCAACCCGACGATGGAACGGTTGATCCCCTCCCAACCGACAGCCCCAAGGACGCATCTACTATCCTCCCTTATGTCTCAGTGCCTTCATCATCCCGATCGTCCGAAATGTGTTCCGATTATGGCGGTCGCAAACACTCAAACAAATCCGGCCAACTCGACATCCCGCACATTACTTGCACCGTAGGTTTGGATGGTCAAGACGGCAAAGCTTGGCAATCTACCAATATCAACGACGAAACGAGGCCTCCCTccgaagaagatgaagagatTGAAGAGGAACCTAAGTTTGATAAAGACAACGCTCCATCAGGACAATCCACTCCCGAAGACCCGTCTTACACAATGGATCTCTCGACAATTGAAGAACAGCCTGAGTTGGGATATCAATCCGACTCCAATGAGTCCGACACTCTTCTGCCCAGAGCGGACAATGAGAATGGACGAGGGAATctcattcaatttccaaatctGTCCACTGTTCATGAGGAAGACAGCAAAGAATTGGAAAAACATTAGACGTCAACCTTTGCAATATGGCCCGAAAGTCTTGTCAAACTTTTACGGTTACAAATTCGAacccaaaagcatttttcaattaGCATTCAAAACCGCCCAAGTTTGGGATTTCTCTGCCAGTCCGGAGAAGAAGCTCTCGGATTCATCCGATATTTTCAGTATTGGTCGGCTCTTTGtttgcaacaaaaaagaacCCAAGTACATTGGCCCAAAATTAGAAACAGTTGAGCCCTCAACGTCCAAAGGGGAATGACGGCATTTTCGCATACCACAGTATACTGTTTTAAACCGTAGCTAAAATTCAAAACACATTGTTACCATTTACTATGTGGATAATCTTTTAATATCTTCGATAACCGCTCTGACAATGTCAAGAAATTTGGATCTTCCAAATAAATCAAACTCAATCATTCAGCTTGTACGTAAATTCACTCCAGTTTCTGGTCATGCTGAAATTTCTTGTGCATCGCAAGGTGAATCTGTATCTCGGCTTGGAAGTCACACAAATCACAGGAGAGTTTGGCCTCACTTTTTGTCTCGTTCAGAAAACATGATCTCTG
This genomic interval from Tigriopus californicus strain San Diego chromosome 6, Tcal_SD_v2.1, whole genome shotgun sequence contains the following:
- the LOC131882761 gene encoding bestrophin-1-like, translating into MTISYSREVFTSTGTSGIFLKLLWRWKGSIYRLVWHDLLIYVVLYSLLSITYRFLLPDDLKVVFENISLYCSNFADLIPVTFVLGFYVSLVIQRWWSQFEYLPWPDSASVWIATCIHGHDDRGRLMRRTIVRYLNLTYVLTMRLICLPVKKRFPTYDHLVEAGIMLENEKKIIENVEASMTGSHPTYWMPLVWAGSIVTRARKENRVRDDFSMKSLLDKLDQYRGAAGMLINYDWVSIPLVYTQVVTLAVYSFLLSTLMGRQFLDTAKKFPGHEVDLVFPIFTFLQFFFYMGWLKVAEALINPFGEDDDDFDTNWLIDRNLQVSYLIVDEMHCEHPELIRDQFWDDIFPELPYTAAAEEFRVEPVIGAAATIEIDSADAEFLPMNDDDDDDEETERDLGSESELPEGKLEGIVIHANPRAGRKSKNQSNNNIKSNLSKINSNATFLAEQGSMVSLAKSPSRPSLVTSMISKMLPSRISQNHLNQSFSGSQMSIFSKASQRKRRRRRQRLNPSVSRMSNLSPSHSPSRQEEMFKMSSMSSLNSNHIPPSESEFSSRQGSKADLTEVLRSDLRSFQKNEGVLRNVNSEIILKDRHEIKRGMSIRSAPSTDHLVHAQNKHLRRKLEKLQQLQAEIINQLDSEIEANHHLDQDSIPADPVELVTSLEERTNLLRNQVGRRRNKSLQGEPPITMGLNMDKSQPDDGTVDPLPTDSPKDASTILPYVSVPSSSRSSEMCSDYGGRKHSNKSGQLDIPHITCTVGLDGQDGKAWQSTNINDETRPPSEEDEEIEEEPKFDKDNAPSGQSTPEDPSYTMDLSTIEEQPELGYQSDSNESDTLLPRADNENGRGNLIQFPNLSTVHEEDSKELEKH